DNA from Anas acuta unplaced genomic scaffold, bAnaAcu1.1 SCAFFOLD_338, whole genome shotgun sequence:
TCCACAAGGTCCCCGCGGTGCCCCCGGTGTCCCCTCGGTGTCCCCCCGGTCCCCATTTACCCCCTCCACGTCCCCGTGTGCCCCCTCCCGCTCCCCTTgtaccccccccacccccctttagcccccccacacccccctaAAACCCCGCAGCGGCCCCTTTAAGGGAGGCGTGGCCTTCCCCGGCCTTAACCCCGCCCCCTTCTCCTCGCAGCCAATCGGCGCCCAGCCCCTCCCCCCCCGGGTGACACGCGGAGGGCGTCGGGTCTCAAAATATTTACCGTTATTAAAAGAACTCGGTCACGTgacagcgcccggccccgcccccccgtCACCATGGAGACCggaggagggtggggggggggagggggggggaggggaggggcccGGAATGGTCGCGGCTCAGCGcgcgccgccccctccccccgcggCCGGGGAGGGCGGGGCCTGCTCGGAGGGGGCGGGGTCAGCGGAGGGGGCGGGGTCGGGGGGCGGGGCGTCGGGCGGCTCCGGGGGCGGGGCCTGCTCGGGGGGCGTGGCCGCCTGCATGATCTTCTGGCGCACCTCGCGGATCTTGAGCTGCAGGCACACCTTGGTGGGGAAGATGTCGGCGAAACGAGCCTGGAACGCGGCCGTGGCCTGGGCTGCGGGGACAGGGGGGGCGTcaggggggggcaccgggggggtgtgggggcacaaggggggggtggggggcatggggacaatggggggcagcagggggtgtggggggcacagggggtgTGGGGGCAGTGGGAGGTTAAAGGGGGATagtggggggcaccggggggcatggggggcatggggacaatggggggcagcagggggggtGGGGAAACTGGGGGTTATGCGGGGACAGTGGGAGGTTAAAGGGGGATAGTGGGGGGCACCAGGGGGCGTGGGGGACATCGGGGGAAGCAGGGGGtcatggggacactgggaggcACCAGGGGGTGTTGGGGTACAAGGGGGTTAcggggggacactggggggcatgggggggttatggggggacATCAAGGGGTGTGGGGGCACTGGGGGTTattgggggacactggggggcaTGGAGGAGTTATGGGGGGACATCAAGGGGTGTGGGACATGGGAGGGCTAGGGGGGGATACAAGGGGGTCCTGGGGGCATCAGGGGATGTGGGGGGACATAGGGAGACAgcagggggtgtggggacactggggggtcttggggggcatcagggggtgtggggacacCAAGGGTTATGGGGGGGCGTCAGGGGACatgggggatgtggggacacaggggggggtcccaggggccCTGGGGAGCATCAGGGGACACcagggggtgtggggacatggggggatatcagggggtgtggggacatCGGGGACAAGGGGGGTTAGGGTGCGAtgtggggacactggggggtTGTGAGGGGACATcaggggacacagggacattGAGGGGACCACGCAGGGCCCtggggggacagaggggacaaaGAGCGGGGAACAAGGGGCAGTGACCAGGGCTGGGCACCCCCTGGGGACCTGACCTCCCTTCCCCTGGGGGAGCTgtgtggggacactggggacactggggagaggctgggggacactggggacactggggacactggggacattggggacagaCCCGAGGGGAAGAAGCCGTGCTCCTGGAAGAGCTGCATGACGAGGGCACGGCGCTGGTCCAGCGTGCGGCGCAGCGAGGAGTAGGGAACCTTCTCGTActccagctcccccagcacgTCCTCCGCCTCCGAGCCTGCGGGCACGGCGTCGGCgtcaccccggggtgctgggggggcacccagaggtgctgggggggtgcagggggggtgcggggggggctCACCGGGCCGGTCGAAGGTGAAGATGTCGCCCTCGCACTTGGCGCTTTTGGGGGTGTTGGGCTCCGAGCTGCAGCTCGAGCGGCGCCGCAGCTTGCGCTTGGGGGACGTGGGTCCTCGGTGGACGAGTCCAGGTCTGGGGGGGGCAAAAAACCCCAATTAACACCCCCTGACTCCTAATTAACCCCCCCGACTCCTAATTAACACCTCCGACTCCTAATTAACCCCCCCAAAATCTTAAATAACTCCCCCAAACTCCTAATTAGCCCCCCCAAACTCCTAATTAACCCTCTTAAACCCCTAATTAACCCCCCCACTCCTAATTAACTCCCCCGACCCCTAATTAACGCCCCCGACCCCTAATTAACCACCCCAAAATCTTAAATAACCCCCCCAAACTCCTAATTAATCCCCCCAACTCCTAattaacccccccaacccctaaTTAAGCCCCCCAAAATCTTAAATAACCCCCCCCAACTCCTAAttaacccccccaaaaatctTAAATAACCCCCCCAAACTCCTAATTAGCCCCCCCAAACTCCTAATTAACCCTCTCAAACTCCTAATTAACCCCCCCAACCTGCAattaacccccccaacccctaaTTAACCCCCCCAACTCCTAATTAACCCCCCCGACCCCTAATTAACCCCCCCAACTCCTAAttaacccccccaaaaatctTAAATAACTCCCCCAAACTCCTAATTAGCCCCCCCA
Protein-coding regions in this window:
- the LOC137848857 gene encoding protein capicua homolog, yielding ALRGAARIPARGGAALAHPAGSGHLAPRHPGQLPQEAQELHGPGLVHRGPTSPKRKLRRRSSCSSEPNTPKSAKCEGDIFTFDRPGSEAEDVLGELEYEKVPYSSLRRTLDQRRALVMQLFQEHGFFPSAQATAAFQARFADIFPTKVCLQLKIREVRQKIMQAATPPEQAPPPEPPDAPPPDPAPSADPAPSEQAPPSPAAGGGGGAR